One genomic window of Camelina sativa cultivar DH55 chromosome 5, Cs, whole genome shotgun sequence includes the following:
- the LOC109132903 gene encoding uncharacterized protein At3g60930, chloroplastic-like → MSPPKSSSGKTVKPLIPGVYGPHPPSILSAENIAEFRGSTGISSEIEIKFPGAHESPENPPPGYCCAFEIFFSACGLSFPLPELIVKMMFELGFALPQMCPNFVRIVMCLQTLGEEFNYKLSLADFLQVYTVKTGRTKGTLYVSPLSGLKVFDDLPEKDEKWRKSYFFFPVNELTFGHLANHFERGLLCPTFVEFFSRFCSQGQIAWDSFSCERIRESTVRLRSRSLVCSDPISTSEMNYREERACRLAEKEAKLNMAAALAEGKARLPKKSGPSSPEVDGTSLPPTDSSEPLTGASEPQPSSPEPAVIIVADSSDEPREVIAPPVEVSSQRSDSSKKRKEPETSSPLREKSRARTSSSGDERSKPSSKDRGPSSERRSKESGDSSGRPPSKERRSSPRVPPASPADLMRSYTRPGVRVPAFADMSELNRANFFRFADKIGELMIEFNSSVASYEDQLFASPSSSEVSLLREKIADLEAQVKEYARLEAENAATVEKAEQIRARMKRAEVQVLDLGIANEDLRDKLKKAGDLYYEAAEDAKAARSRLHEIELRNQLLEAGNSCEIERVRREERQAMRRTLRPLVEEVKVTFEEREKLAPLQIRAAEIRANRMLVEEISRGEIQDMEAELGLLKTDEEEADEKVSKVTPRELDLAAFSNLLADTPDLLCNEHPLNVTIDESGTNLGQLSTQGMDDYLATTRSEGELAELGLALSEAASDPAPPNQ, encoded by the exons ATGTCTCCTCCGAAATCCTCGTCGGGTAAAACCGTGAAACCCCTGATTCCGGGCGTTTACGGCCCTCACCCACCGTCAATTCTCTCGGCGGAGAATATAGCCGAATTTAGGGGGTCCACCGGGATTTCATCGGAGATTGAAATTAAATTCCCGGGGGCTCACGAATCTCCGGAAAATCCTCCCCCAGGGTATTGCTGCGCGTTTGAGATATTCTTCTCTGCGTGCGGTCTGTCGTTTCCTCTCCCCGAACTCATCGTGAAGATGATGTTCGAACTGGGTTTCGCTCTCCCCCAGATGTGCCCAAACTTCGTCCGCATCGTCATGTGTCTTCAAACTCTGGGGGAAGAGTTCAACTACAAACTGTCCCTAGCCGACTTTCTTCAAGTATACACGGTGAAGACTGGTCGGACTAAGGGGACACTCTATGTAAGCCCGCTTTCCGGACTGAAGGTCTTTGACGACCTTCCCGAGAAGGATGAGAAGTGGCGGAAGTCGTATTTTTTCTTCCCGGTCAACGAGCTCACCTTCGGCCACCTCGCAA ATCACTTCGAGCGCGGACTGCTTTGCCCTACATTCGTAGAGTTTTTCTCGAGGTTTTGCAGCCAGGGTCAGATTGCCTGGGACTCCTTTTCGTGCGAAAGGATTAGAGAATCCACAGTGCGGCTTAGGAGTCGTTCCCTCGTTTGCTCCGACCCTATAAGCACTTCGGAGATGAATTACAGAGAGGAACGGGCTTGCCGACTCGCCGAAAAGGAGGCGAAGTTGAATATGGCGGCAGCGCTCGCCGAGGGCAAAGCTCGTCTTCCTAAGAAGTCAGGCCCCTCTTCTCCTGAGGTAGACGGGACTTCGTTACCCCCCACTGATTCTTCCGAGCCGCTTACGGGGGCCTCCGAACCTCAGCCCAGCTCGCCCGAGCCCGCAGTAATTATTGTAGCTGACTCCAGTGACGAGCCGCGGGAGGTTATAGCTCCCCCCGTCGAGGTCAGTTCCCAGCGGTCGGACTCATCCAAAAAGAGGAAGGAACCTGAGACTTCCTCGCCTCTTCGCGAGAAGAGCCGAGCTCGGACTAGTTCGTCTGGAGACGAGCGAAGTAAGCCTAGCTCGAAGGATAGGGGTCCTTCCTCAGAGAGGAGATCTAAGGAGTCCGGGGATTCCTCTGGCAGGCCGCCTTCGAAGGAACGTCGTTCCTCCCCCCGAG TTCCCCCTGCGTCCCCAGCCGATCTGATGAGGAGTTACACCCGGCCAGGAGTTCGGGTTCCGGCGTTTGCGGACATGTCCGAACTCAACCGTGCGAACTTCTTCCGCTTCGCGGACAAGATTGGCGAG CTAATGATCGAGTTCAACTCCTCGGTGGCGTCTTATGAAGATCAGCTGTTTGCATCTCCTTCATCTTCCGAGGTGAGCCTCCTCCGGGAAAAGATTGCTGACCTGGAAGCCCAGGTGAAGGAGTACGCCAGGTTAGAGGCCGAGAATGCTGCTACTGTGGAGAAAGCCGAACAAATCCGGGCTCGGATGAAGAGAGCCGAGGTACAGGTGCTTGACCTCGGAATTGCCAATGAGGACCTCCGAGACAAGCTGAAGAAGGCGGGGGACCTTTACTACGAAGCCGCGGAGGATGCCAAGGCAGCAAGGAGTAGATTGCACGAGATCGAGCTTCGCAATCAGCTACTCGAGGCTGGAAACAGCTGCGAGATTGAGAGGGTGCGAAGGGAGGAAAGACAGGCAATGAGGCGGACTCTCCGTCCTCTGGTCGAGGAGGTGAAGGTCACCTtcgaagagagggagaagctaGCCCCGCTTCAGATCCGAGCTGCCGAGATTAGGGCTAACCGGATGCTGGTCGAAGAGATCTCTAGAGGCGAGATCCAAGACATGGAGGCCGAGCTCGGACTCCTAAAAACTGACGAGGAGGAAGCTGACGAGAAGGTTTCAAAGGTAACTCCCCGTGAACTCGACCTCGCTGCATTCTCAAACCTTTTGGCGGATACGCCCGATCTCTTATGCAACGAGCACCCGCTTAACGTCACAATCGACGAATCCGGCACTAACCTCGGGCAACTCTCGACTCAGGGGATGGACGACTACCTGGCGACCACTAGGTCGGAAGGGGAGCTAGCGGAGTTGGGCTTGGCCCTTTCCGAGGCGGCGTCTGATCCAGCCCCTCCGAATCAATAG
- the LOC104787475 gene encoding uncharacterized protein LOC104787475, producing the protein MNESRSENTIRTWSIYKTKDASGPSMNAIWFGFVATAILILMFIILAILEHLFRSDHSSSYDGSAQFQKHAEKSSMVPVSTSDVSVVMPGEKLPSYIALPRPFPCRREGIRWPPHYEGESKAQL; encoded by the exons ATGAACGAGTCAAGGTCGGAAAACACGATAAGAACATGGAGCATATACAAAACCAAGGATGCGTCAGGGCCATCGATGAATGcgatttggtttgggtttgtgGCGACTGCAATATTGATTTTAATGTTCATCATATTGGCAATCCTGGAACATCTCTTCAGGTCCgatcattcttcttcttacgaTGGCTCTGCTCAGTTTCAGAAACATGCTGAAAAATCTTCTATG GTTCCGGTTAGTACGTCAGATGTGTCCGTGGTGATGCCAGGAGAAAAGCTGCCGTCGTACATAGCTCTTCCGAGGCCATTTCCTTGCCGGAGAGAAGGCATTCGCTGGCCTCCCCACTATGAAGGAGAATCAAAAGCCCAGCTTTGA